The Dietzia sp. ANT_WB102 region CGACAGCGTCGACGAGGCCGTGCAGATCGCCAACGACTCCGAGTACGGCCTCGCTGGCGCCGTGTACTCCGCCGACCCGGACGCCGCGCTCGCCGTGGCCCAGCGGGTGCGCACCGGCACGATGGGCATCAACTGGTACGCCTTCGACCCGAGCGCGCCCTTCGGCGGGTTCAAGAACTCGGGCCTGGGCCGCGAGAACGGTCCCGAGGGACTCGAGGCGTTTTGCGAACTGCAGAGTGTGCTCATGCCGTTCGGCTGGGAGCCCACCGCGGGCTGATCCGGCAGCGGCAGCGTCGTCACAGGCTGAGCCCAGCGCTGGACCCGCATCACGCGAAGACCCCCGGCTCCGGCCGGGGGTCTTCGCGTCTCGAGCGAGCCCGGCGGGCAGTCGACCTTGCCGGGGTCACTCCACTCGGTAGCCGACTCCCCGGACGGTCTGCACCTTGTTCTCGCCGATCTTGCGGCGCAGGGACCGGATGTAGACGTTGACGATGTTCGAGCCCGGGTCGAAGTCCATGCCCCAGACGCTCTCGAGAAGCTGCTCCCGGCTGATGGTCTCGCCTTTGTTGCGCAGCAGCATCTCGAGCAGCGAGTACTCGCGGTTGGTCAATTCCTGGATCCGGCCGTCCACCTCGACGCGGCGGGTACGGATGTCCAGACGCATGCCCGCGTGCTCGAGGATTCCCGGGTCCTCGGTGGCCTCGTGTTCGCGTAGCCGCAGGCGGATACGGGCGAGCAATTCGGGAACCCGGAAGGGTTTGACCATGTAGTCGTTCGCGCCGGAGTCCAGCCCTTCGACGGTGTTCGCGACACTGTCGCGGGCGGTGAGGATGATGACGGGCGCGGCGAACCCGCGGTCGCGGGCCTCGCGGAGGAGGGTCAACCCGTCCGTGTCCGGCAAGCCGATGTCGAGCAACATCAGGTCGATATCGGAAATGGTCGACAGGATGGCCTGGGCGCTCTCCCCGTCCACCGCCTCGAGCGCGGTGTACTCAGCGCCGCCGAGCGCCTTTACCAACACCGAACGGATGAGGTCATCATCCTCCACGACGAGAACATTCGTCATGCAACCCTCCTTCTCCGGACTCGGAGTATTCCACGTGAGAGCGCCATCGGGACACTGCCGCCGGTCCGTGTCCGGGCTTTCGCGGTGGGCGAGGGGCAGGATCGATGCTATTGGGTGCTGGTTGACGTGACCGCGTCGTTTTCCGCGTCACCAGGGGAGCGCTTCTCCGGCGGCGGGGCGATGAGGGGGATGACGATGCAGAACGCCGCGCCGCCGCCCTTGGCGTTGAATGCGAAGGCGCGACCCCCGTGCGCCTTGGCGATGGTGGAGACGATGGCCAGACCCAGGCCGGTCCCGCCACGGCCGTCGCGCAGCTGGCCCCGGGCCGTGTGGAACCGCTGGAAGATGCTCTCCTCCTCGCCGGGTGGGATGCCCGGGCCGTGATCGCGGACCCACCACAGCAGACGGCGACGGTAGGCCTCCCGATTGGGTGGGGTGGCGACGGGGCCGGCGGAGAAACCGTCGGGCAAGGTCGCGTCCCCTGGTTCGATGATGCGGCAGCCGATCTCGATGGTGTCTCCGGGTGATGTGAACCGGACGGCATTGGAGCAGAACTGGATGAGGGCTTGTGTGATGCGCTGCTTGTCGAGTCGAGCTAGTCCCTCGGCGTAGGGCAGCACCCGCCAGTCGCGGTCGGCGATCACCTCGACCTTCGCCTCGATGTCGAGTATGAGTTCCGCGATGTCGGTGGGGACGGTCCGGAGAAAGTCGGGCCGGTCGGCCCGGGCGAGGGTGAGCAGGTCCTCCACGATGCGAGTCATCCTCGACAGTTCGTCCTGCATGAGGCGGGTGGCCTCTGCGCGACCTTCGGGGTCATCCGGCATGAGGTCGAGGTTTCCCTGCACGACGGTCAGGGGTGTTCGCAGTTCGTGTCCTGCATCGTCGAGGAACTCCCGTTGGGTCCGGTAAGCGTCCTCGACGCGTTCGAGCATGGCGTTGACGGTGTCGGCGAGTGAGACGATCTCATCGGGTCCGTCGGCGGGGACCCGCCTCGACAGGTCGGCCGCGGAGATGGTCTCGGCGGCCTCTCGGATCCGGCGGACCGGCACGAGCATTCGTCCCGCGATCAACCACGCCAGCAGTGCGCTGACGACCATGCCCCCGGCACTGGCCCAGCGCATGTAGAAGACCACGCGCCGGGTCTCCTCGTGGGTACCCCGATCGTTGACGGCCACGACGATGTTCGCCATCCCGGCGGGGCTCTCGACAGCGGTCTTGCGCCAGCGAATCGAGCCGTCCAGGATCCCCGAACTCTCAGGCGAGTCCAAGCCGATCAGTTGGACCTCCGATCTGATCGCCGGTGGGAAGAGCGTGTCCTCGTCAGGTCCGAACCGGGACAGCGTGAACTGGGTGCCGGACTCGCTGGCGGTCCCGACGAGCAGAAGTTCGGACGACGGATACTGCTGGGCGAGGTACGCCCGGATGAGCTGCTCGACGGTGGGGTCCTCCGACTCGAACGCCGGCAGGATGCCCGCTGTCATGAAGGTGGAGAAGTCAGCGGTCTCGCGTTGGAGTCTCGAGTCCATCACCCGGTCGGTGCTGAGGTTGAGCAGTTGGAA contains the following coding sequences:
- a CDS encoding cell wall metabolism sensor histidine kinase WalK, which gives rise to MSASIRKAAPVRWWHSARLRITLGITLVTAAVFGAMMVFTFQLLNLSTDRVMDSRLQRETADFSTFMTAGILPAFESEDPTVEQLIRAYLAQQYPSSELLLVGTASESGTQFTLSRFGPDEDTLFPPAIRSEVQLIGLDSPESSGILDGSIRWRKTAVESPAGMANIVVAVNDRGTHEETRRVVFYMRWASAGGMVVSALLAWLIAGRMLVPVRRIREAAETISAADLSRRVPADGPDEIVSLADTVNAMLERVEDAYRTQREFLDDAGHELRTPLTVVQGNLDLMPDDPEGRAEATRLMQDELSRMTRIVEDLLTLARADRPDFLRTVPTDIAELILDIEAKVEVIADRDWRVLPYAEGLARLDKQRITQALIQFCSNAVRFTSPGDTIEIGCRIIEPGDATLPDGFSAGPVATPPNREAYRRRLLWWVRDHGPGIPPGEEESIFQRFHTARGQLRDGRGGTGLGLAIVSTIAKAHGGRAFAFNAKGGGAAFCIVIPLIAPPPEKRSPGDAENDAVTSTSTQ
- a CDS encoding response regulator transcription factor, with the protein product MTNVLVVEDDDLIRSVLVKALGGAEYTALEAVDGESAQAILSTISDIDLMLLDIGLPDTDGLTLLREARDRGFAAPVIILTARDSVANTVEGLDSGANDYMVKPFRVPELLARIRLRLREHEATEDPGILEHAGMRLDIRTRRVEVDGRIQELTNREYSLLEMLLRNKGETISREQLLESVWGMDFDPGSNIVNVYIRSLRRKIGENKVQTVRGVGYRVE